A DNA window from Nitratidesulfovibrio sp. contains the following coding sequences:
- a CDS encoding flagellar hook assembly protein FlgD, with protein sequence MAASPVIGQAEQDFNNYLGAKTKNDELDKQAFLNLLVAQLSHQDPLNPMDDKEFVAQLAQFTSLEQLTNISTGITDLNASAKQQQMSAAVGYIGKEVTASGYEISKTSLKDSTGATVNSVSTVYFTVQEQVNSGYINIYDSEMNLVRTELMGAKQPGTYQYKWDGKDYQDTIVPDGVYAVAMYGEGEDGKSVYITTQVSGQVSGVVKVDDEPYLSLADGRHIAFSNVSEIVAPNTSTGGDDTDDDDSGDDSGDDSDSGTDSDS encoded by the coding sequence ATGGCAGCCAGCCCCGTCATCGGCCAGGCCGAACAGGATTTCAACAACTACCTTGGCGCCAAGACCAAGAACGACGAACTGGACAAGCAGGCGTTCCTGAACCTGCTGGTGGCCCAGCTGAGCCATCAGGATCCGCTGAACCCCATGGACGACAAGGAATTCGTCGCCCAGCTGGCGCAGTTCACCAGCCTTGAACAGCTCACCAACATCTCCACCGGCATCACCGACCTGAACGCAAGCGCCAAGCAGCAGCAGATGTCCGCCGCCGTGGGCTACATCGGCAAGGAAGTGACCGCCAGCGGCTACGAGATCAGCAAGACCTCGTTGAAGGACAGCACGGGCGCGACGGTGAATTCCGTCAGTACGGTGTACTTCACGGTGCAGGAACAGGTGAACAGCGGCTACATCAACATCTACGACAGCGAAATGAACCTGGTACGCACGGAACTGATGGGCGCGAAGCAGCCCGGCACCTACCAGTACAAGTGGGACGGCAAGGACTACCAGGACACCATCGTGCCCGACGGGGTCTACGCCGTGGCCATGTACGGCGAAGGCGAGGACGGCAAGTCCGTCTACATCACCACCCAGGTTTCCGGCCAGGTGTCGGGCGTGGTCAAGGTGGACGACGAACCCTATCTCAGCCTGGCGGACGGCCGCCACATCGCCTTCAGCAACGTCTCCGAGATCGTGGCGCCCAATACCAGCACCGGCGGCGATGACACGGACGACGACGATTCCGGAGACGACTCCGGAGACGATTCCGACAGCGGCACGGACAGCGACAGCTAA
- a CDS encoding flagellar hook-length control protein FliK, producing the protein MHIFPFLPETEKAPSDVTRRPKVTASTLDFASVLADKASSRSISGAGTTALRNAANAATDAKGKVRRGEDGSVLTAPGQISLSYQDVIALRNQLEKSGVSPDRLERLTQMASTSGNYSLGQVISALRKDGPYANLDANSTATTALNGNQRLDAKQFLQKIGMLPEEADSMLAQMDAGNTDAVWKTISTKLSSKTDGDAIDVNVEELEAMAKGLRLSPEVLAAMKTLFGGQTEISTTAAGLKSVLVPAGQEMAAREQADRNLASALGSALDPVLQAAKKSAERIEQADRRGDRTAQRSEVLIREAATGKGNGSGVAPALDAERHDGGSANAGKTRQSGLMRTGGSTQEHAGPLSDPRQASQIGQSGDAMQQNVSLHNGNNGNGGTSSQQAQVTQGNAQAQAFGLDKQSGQSSQSGDGKGSAWQQDQHGRSASGGSSDPWAELLRKIDVSPTLSGAAQSMADASASAANAANAAGAAQRQGQALTPYLSEQAAAQLERGILTSMQDGTRQLTMQLDPGELGNVTVTLSVRNGEVNATIRPDRTETAQALNDQLHVLRTALEQQGLKVDRLEVQTQLQDNSFSQAWQDTAQHNASQEQQARNAERERYRRLRRLRDGGTDDTAMQAVDTAAAAASTGRSATLTASGLDIIA; encoded by the coding sequence ATGCATATTTTTCCCTTTCTTCCCGAGACCGAAAAAGCGCCGTCCGACGTGACGCGGCGCCCCAAGGTCACTGCCAGCACCCTCGACTTCGCTTCCGTGCTCGCGGACAAGGCGAGCTCGCGCTCCATCTCCGGCGCGGGCACCACCGCCCTCCGCAACGCCGCCAATGCGGCCACGGACGCCAAGGGCAAGGTGCGCAGGGGCGAAGACGGGAGCGTGCTCACCGCGCCGGGGCAGATCAGCCTTTCCTACCAGGACGTCATCGCGTTGCGGAACCAGTTGGAAAAGAGCGGCGTGTCGCCCGACCGGCTGGAACGCCTCACCCAGATGGCCTCCACCTCCGGCAACTACTCGCTGGGGCAGGTCATTTCGGCCCTGCGCAAGGATGGCCCCTACGCCAACCTGGACGCCAACAGCACCGCCACCACCGCCCTGAACGGCAACCAGCGCCTGGACGCCAAGCAGTTCCTGCAAAAGATCGGCATGCTGCCCGAAGAAGCGGACAGCATGCTGGCCCAGATGGACGCGGGCAACACCGATGCGGTGTGGAAGACCATCAGCACCAAGCTGAGCAGCAAGACCGACGGCGATGCCATCGACGTCAACGTGGAAGAACTGGAGGCCATGGCCAAGGGCCTTCGCCTCTCGCCCGAAGTGCTGGCCGCCATGAAGACGCTGTTCGGCGGGCAGACCGAAATTTCCACCACCGCCGCCGGGCTGAAGTCCGTTCTGGTTCCCGCCGGACAGGAGATGGCCGCGCGCGAACAGGCCGACCGCAACCTGGCCTCGGCCCTCGGTTCCGCGCTTGATCCGGTGTTGCAGGCGGCCAAGAAATCCGCCGAGCGCATCGAGCAGGCCGACCGACGTGGGGACCGTACCGCCCAGCGCAGCGAGGTGCTGATCCGCGAAGCCGCCACCGGCAAGGGTAACGGCAGCGGTGTGGCCCCCGCGCTGGACGCTGAACGCCACGACGGCGGATCGGCCAACGCGGGCAAGACCCGCCAGTCCGGCCTGATGCGCACCGGGGGCAGCACGCAGGAACATGCCGGGCCGTTGTCCGATCCGCGCCAGGCATCCCAGATCGGGCAGTCGGGCGACGCCATGCAGCAGAACGTGTCCCTGCACAACGGCAACAACGGCAACGGGGGCACCAGCAGCCAGCAGGCGCAGGTGACGCAGGGCAATGCCCAGGCGCAGGCGTTCGGGCTGGATAAGCAATCGGGTCAGTCTTCACAGTCGGGCGACGGCAAGGGCTCCGCCTGGCAGCAGGACCAGCACGGTCGGTCCGCTTCCGGCGGCAGCAGCGATCCCTGGGCCGAACTGCTGCGCAAGATCGACGTCAGTCCTACCCTCAGCGGCGCGGCCCAGAGCATGGCCGACGCTTCTGCCAGCGCGGCCAATGCCGCCAATGCGGCGGGGGCTGCCCAACGGCAGGGCCAGGCCCTGACCCCCTATCTTTCCGAACAGGCGGCGGCCCAACTCGAGCGGGGCATCCTCACCTCCATGCAGGACGGCACCCGCCAGTTGACCATGCAACTCGACCCCGGCGAACTGGGCAACGTGACCGTGACCCTTTCCGTGCGCAACGGCGAAGTCAACGCCACCATCCGCCCCGACCGCACCGAGACCGCGCAGGCCCTCAACGACCAGTTGCACGTGCTGCGCACCGCGCTGGAACAGCAGGGGCTGAAGGTGGACCGGCTGGAAGTGCAAACCCAGTTGCAGGACAACTCGTTTTCGCAGGCCTGGCAGGATACGGCCCAGCACAACGCCAGCCAGGAGCAGCAGGCCCGCAACGCGGAGCGCGAGCGCTATCGACGCCTGCGCCGCCTGCGTGACGGCGGGACCGACGACACCGCCATGCAGGCCGTTGACACCGCAGCAGCGGCAGCCTCCACCGGACGCTCGGCAACTCTTACCGCCTCCGGGCTCGACATCATCGCATAG
- a CDS encoding glycosyltransferase family 9 protein translates to MTTAPTPPTPAAPPRAPADNAPDAPILVLQMQRMGDLVLTFPLLAWLRAEHPRRPLWVVGEEKFFKGLMPIGPEAVFFPYGAAERLRRNRYHLVVNLSHRPEAAALAGQLHADAHFGPCLANTGTVKGTDRTTYVHGHWQLYRTSLVHNNRHNLFHWADLNALDCVPASRIRGTDWPPPQHQGRDPQRVGLFLGASEPEKRPGAQFWAVLARDLLRRGLKPVLLGGPAEAALGADVARRASTPALNLCGRFSLPELVSLTRSLRLLVTPDTGPMHVAAWTQTPTLNLSMGPVNAWETAPFPPGHHVLRATISCVGCWRCTQPSVLCRDRFDPVRVASLVHALLREQDDAPSLPTSGANAAGTTPRLARMRLPGLELLRTGRDALGLFDLVPLATPINGRQGEPRRLFGQFWKAFWAWRLGLHGEAAARQAWADLAAASPRLAETLRRALSELGRDLARTLRGLRSGQAMLPPDFWHLHPPMLRPLTGYLHMAMQNADATPTAWAEALALVEALAALTA, encoded by the coding sequence ATGACCACCGCCCCCACGCCCCCGACGCCCGCAGCGCCCCCCCGCGCACCTGCGGACAACGCGCCTGATGCGCCCATTCTGGTGCTGCAAATGCAGCGCATGGGCGATCTGGTGCTGACCTTTCCGCTGCTGGCGTGGCTGCGGGCGGAACACCCGCGCCGTCCGCTGTGGGTGGTGGGCGAGGAGAAGTTCTTCAAGGGACTCATGCCCATCGGCCCGGAGGCGGTATTCTTTCCGTACGGCGCGGCGGAACGGCTGCGCCGGAACCGCTACCACCTGGTGGTCAACCTCAGCCACCGGCCAGAGGCCGCCGCGCTGGCCGGGCAACTGCATGCCGACGCGCATTTCGGCCCCTGCCTGGCGAATACCGGGACGGTGAAAGGGACCGACCGGACCACCTACGTGCACGGGCACTGGCAACTGTACCGGACCTCGCTGGTGCACAACAACCGGCACAACCTGTTCCACTGGGCCGACCTGAATGCCCTGGACTGCGTGCCCGCCAGCCGGATACGCGGCACCGACTGGCCCCCGCCGCAGCATCAGGGACGCGACCCGCAGCGGGTGGGGTTGTTCCTGGGGGCCAGCGAGCCGGAAAAACGTCCCGGTGCCCAGTTCTGGGCCGTGCTGGCCCGCGATCTTCTGCGACGCGGGCTGAAGCCGGTACTGCTGGGCGGTCCGGCGGAAGCGGCACTGGGGGCCGACGTGGCCCGCCGCGCCAGCACCCCGGCGCTGAACCTGTGCGGGCGCTTCTCCCTGCCGGAACTGGTGTCCCTCACGCGCTCGCTGCGCCTGCTGGTCACGCCGGACACAGGCCCCATGCACGTGGCCGCCTGGACCCAGACCCCCACCCTGAACCTGTCCATGGGACCGGTGAACGCCTGGGAAACCGCCCCCTTCCCCCCGGGGCACCACGTGCTGCGCGCCACCATCAGCTGCGTGGGCTGCTGGCGGTGCACCCAGCCTTCCGTGCTGTGCCGCGACAGGTTCGACCCCGTACGGGTGGCATCGCTGGTGCACGCGCTGCTGCGCGAACAGGACGACGCCCCGTCCCTGCCCACCAGTGGCGCGAATGCCGCTGGCACCACCCCGCGCCTTGCCCGCATGCGCCTGCCAGGGCTGGAATTGTTGCGTACGGGGCGTGACGCACTGGGGCTGTTCGACCTCGTTCCGCTGGCCACCCCGATCAACGGACGGCAGGGCGAACCCCGCCGCCTGTTCGGGCAGTTCTGGAAGGCATTCTGGGCATGGCGGCTTGGCCTGCACGGCGAGGCCGCCGCCCGTCAGGCCTGGGCCGACCTTGCCGCCGCCTCGCCCCGGCTGGCCGAAACCCTGCGCCGCGCCCTGTCCGAGCTTGGGCGCGACCTGGCCCGTACCCTGCGCGGCCTGCGGTCTGGCCAGGCCATGCTGCCGCCCGACTTCTGGCACCTGCATCCGCCCATGCTGCGTCCCCTTACGGGCTATCTGCACATGGCCATGCAGAACGCCGACGCCACCCCCACCGCCTGGGCAGAGGCCCTGGCCCTGGTGGAGGCCCTGGCCGCCCTTACGGCCTGA
- a CDS encoding glycosyltransferase, with product MPPADNSHRETTPRPRLAARALPSPRPTGTAAGQAPVTDVEVTVDGRSMAMLGPGGPARELALLAPYERLRAERPSGAAPPDITGPSDTSEISGTAGPSASPAPSAPPVLPVLLGAGTGAALARLLELHPGPVAVVDRSTEILAATRLRERHADDACGGRILWVTDDDTDVALRTLTRWQYEHGGLQLLPLPHPFYLRLDRAHYARLRDVLSASARFNFWERAAYPKFADPAALPRMLLITSQYFLMGEIVTACQRLGVPYHLLTLDDDEVGRGEFVEKLLRAVVEFRPDFAFTINHLGVDREGVLTELLEKLRLPLASWFVDNPHLILYLYRRIVSPWTAIFTWDADNLPSLRDLGFEHVAYLPLGTDPVRFAPPASPLPARHPWRARVSFVGNSMVYKVAHRMKAGKLPAALLRSYREVAAGFGAHGERSVGAYLRAHQPQLAAVYDGLGGPEEKDGQNGAERRLSYETMLTWEATRQYRAACVARTLPFAPLIVGDTGWRKVFRTAPAGWRLHPEINYYSELPAFYPLSEINFNCTSKQMKGAVNQRVFDVPATGSFVLTDWRDQIENLFDPGREVVCYTEPEQADELLRHYLDHPEERARVVAAARRRILAEHTYEHRLRTLLDHMRRIFGPARAR from the coding sequence ATGCCGCCAGCAGATAATTCCCACCGCGAGACCACACCCCGCCCCAGGCTGGCGGCCCGCGCGCTGCCGTCGCCCCGCCCGACCGGCACGGCGGCAGGGCAGGCGCCCGTCACCGACGTGGAAGTAACCGTGGATGGCCGCAGCATGGCCATGCTGGGCCCCGGTGGCCCGGCACGCGAACTGGCCCTGTTGGCCCCCTACGAAAGGCTGCGCGCGGAAAGGCCTTCCGGAGCCGCCCCGCCCGACATCACCGGCCCGTCGGATACGTCCGAAATATCCGGCACGGCAGGCCCATCCGCGTCGCCCGCCCCTTCCGCTCCGCCAGTCCTGCCCGTCCTCCTGGGCGCGGGCACCGGCGCGGCCCTGGCCCGCCTGCTGGAACTGCATCCCGGTCCCGTGGCCGTGGTGGACCGGTCCACGGAAATCCTTGCGGCCACCCGCCTGCGCGAACGCCATGCCGACGATGCTTGCGGTGGACGCATCCTGTGGGTGACCGACGACGATACGGACGTGGCCCTGCGCACCCTTACCCGCTGGCAGTACGAGCACGGCGGGCTGCAACTGCTGCCCCTGCCGCACCCCTTCTACCTGCGCCTGGACCGTGCCCATTACGCCCGCCTGCGCGACGTGCTGTCCGCCAGCGCCCGCTTCAACTTCTGGGAACGGGCCGCCTACCCCAAATTCGCGGACCCGGCCGCCCTGCCGCGCATGCTGCTGATCACCAGCCAGTATTTCCTGATGGGCGAAATCGTCACCGCCTGCCAGCGCTTGGGCGTGCCGTACCACCTGCTCACCCTGGACGACGACGAGGTGGGCCGGGGCGAATTCGTGGAAAAGCTGTTGCGCGCCGTGGTGGAATTCCGGCCCGACTTCGCCTTCACCATCAACCATCTGGGCGTGGACCGCGAAGGCGTGCTGACCGAGCTGCTGGAAAAGCTGCGCCTGCCGCTGGCCTCGTGGTTCGTGGACAACCCGCACCTGATCCTCTACCTGTACCGGCGCATCGTCAGCCCCTGGACGGCCATCTTCACCTGGGACGCGGACAACCTGCCCTCGCTGCGCGACCTTGGCTTCGAACACGTGGCCTACCTGCCCCTGGGCACCGACCCGGTACGCTTCGCCCCGCCCGCGTCACCGCTGCCCGCACGCCATCCGTGGCGGGCGCGGGTGTCCTTCGTGGGCAATTCCATGGTCTACAAGGTGGCCCACCGCATGAAGGCGGGCAAGCTGCCCGCCGCGCTGCTGCGCTCGTACCGCGAGGTGGCGGCGGGCTTCGGCGCGCACGGCGAACGATCCGTGGGGGCCTACCTGCGGGCGCACCAGCCGCAACTGGCCGCCGTATATGACGGACTGGGAGGGCCGGAGGAAAAGGACGGGCAGAACGGCGCCGAGCGGCGCCTGTCCTACGAAACCATGCTCACCTGGGAGGCCACCCGCCAGTATCGTGCCGCCTGCGTGGCGCGCACCCTGCCCTTTGCCCCGCTCATCGTGGGCGACACGGGGTGGCGCAAGGTGTTCCGCACCGCGCCCGCTGGCTGGCGGCTGCACCCGGAAATCAACTATTACAGCGAGCTACCCGCGTTCTACCCCCTGTCGGAAATCAACTTCAACTGCACCAGCAAGCAGATGAAGGGCGCCGTCAACCAGCGGGTGTTCGACGTGCCCGCCACCGGATCGTTCGTGCTCACCGACTGGCGCGACCAGATAGAGAACCTGTTCGATCCGGGGCGCGAGGTGGTGTGCTACACGGAACCGGAACAGGCTGACGAGCTGCTGCGCCATTACCTGGACCACCCGGAAGAACGCGCCCGCGTGGTGGCTGCCGCGCGCAGGCGCATCCTGGCAGAGCACACCTACGAGCACCGGCTGCGCACGCTGCTGGACCACATGCGCCGCATCTTCGGTCCGGCCCGTGCCAGATAG